From the genome of Xiphophorus hellerii strain 12219 chromosome 11, Xiphophorus_hellerii-4.1, whole genome shotgun sequence, one region includes:
- the zpld1a gene encoding zona pellucida-like domain-containing protein 1a — protein MPVLTFDFYCVTGTEMEHIFWIFFIFCQIFSVGAQFNGYNCDSNFHSRFPAERDISVYCGVQTITLKVNFCPVLFSGYTDSDLALNGRHGDAHCRGFINNNTFPTVVIFSISLATLESCGNALVVSTAQGPNAYGNLSLVQIGNISGYIDTPDPPTIISYLPGLLYKYSCSYPLEYLVNNTQLASSSAAISVKESNGTFISTLNLLLYNDSSYIQQLTIPVAGLTLKTRVFAAVKATNLDRRWNVLMDYCYTTPSGNPNDELRYDLFFSCDKDPQTTVLENGKSQMGRFAFEVFRFVKHKNQKMSTVFLHCVTKLCRADDCPMLMPICGSKKKRAISEGKQSSKSPGNAVLTAGPIITRSDQTPSNNSHLALLNVPEFHINTVTSILISGVIILSVISICFFLFSLLPKGRSSPVTTVSGVRNTAFN, from the exons ATGCCTGTGCTTacctttgatttttattgtgttacaGGTACTGAAATGGAACATATATTTtggatcttttttattttttgccagaTCTTTTCAGTGGGAGCTCAGTTCAATGGATACAACTGTGATTCCAACTTCCATAGTCGCTTCCCTG CTGAGCGGGATATCAGTGTGTACTGTGGGGTTCAAACTATCACTCTTAAGGTCAACTTTTGTCCAGTACTTTTCTCTGGCTACACTGATTCAGATTTGGCTCTAAATGGTCGTCATGGAGATGCACATTGTCGAggatttattaataataacacATTTCCTACTGTTGTGATCTTTAGTATTAGCTTGGCAACATTGGAGTCATGTGGAAATGCCCTGGTG GTGTCCACAGCTCAGGGACCCAATGCCTATGGAAATCTCTCTCTGGTGCAAATTGGAAACATATCAGGTTATATTGATACCCCAGATCCACCTACTATCATCAGCTATCTCCCAGGTTTACTCTACAAATACAGTTGTAGTTATCCTCTGGAGTACCTGGTCAACAACACACAGCTGGCCTC GTCATCAGCTGCAATCTCAGTGAAAGAAAGCAACGGTACATTCATCAGCACGCTGAATCTGCTGCTTTACAAT GACTCATCATACATTCAGCAGCTGACCATTCCTGTAGCAGGACTGACCCTGAAGACACGGGTGTTTGCAGCTGTCAAAGCCACTAACCTGGACAGGAG ATGGAACGTTCTAATGGACTACTGTTACACTACACCCTCTGGGAACCCGAATGATGAGCTTCGCTATGACCTTTTCTTTAG CTGTGATAAGGACCCACAGACCACTGTCCTTGAGAATGGGAAAAGCCAAATGGGTCGCTTTGCCTTTGAAGTATTCCGTTTTGTCAAGCACAAGAATCAGAAGATGTCCACTGTGTTTCTGCACTGTGTTACCAAGCTATGTCGAGCAGATGACTGTCCTATGCTCATGCCA ATCTGTGGCAGCAAGAAAAAGAGAGCTATTTCAGAGGGGAAACAATCAAGCAAGTCACCAGGAAATGCTGTTCTGACTGCGGGGCCCATCATCACTCGAAGTG ATCAAACACCAAGTAATAATTCTCACCTGG CTCTTCTGAATGTTCCAGAGTTTCACATCAACACGGTGACCAGCATACTCATCTCAGGAGTGATCATTCTGAGTGTTATAAGCATTTGCTTCTTTCTCTTCTCCCTACTCCCAAAAGGCAGGAGTTCTCCTGTCACTACTGTGTCTGGTGTCCGAAACACGGCCTTCAATTGA